A genomic segment from Coccinella septempunctata chromosome 3, icCocSept1.1, whole genome shotgun sequence encodes:
- the LOC123310514 gene encoding uncharacterized protein LOC123310514 isoform X1 yields MCLEEKSVNEMATRERKVSGGRRQQTASPSPKDFRSTPDQILKNDTPIEPQRVPPQKTKINPKMPLVRKLTKGQKKKNQKKLSLKITSKATRKAKQKITKSLINTAKVLEAKKLLKNGKVAQKKEEKELDEVQHILEPLFPVDEELGKKTKKKRIVRNPAAKRIKTEVEDPEICSDSSANSVKNSRRNKSIAKIEEIDTVTQTIEGVVSGFTLRPDEIKKEPDSMSESSRSDIIKPKRLTKKQKLCLLQKEIKKENIENALTNLGQSDQKVIDMLDLNVLKVKKTYPTQKRRHTIEKYPMGTDYQCTDDFPPLIPFSDIPKSKRKVRSCVENRVLNPYNIRPPARLLRNGKQRRMKEQLEHSLDDRRKKRRLCSEGSMAEIPKLSGYDSDSSYSDLVSLSGADSVVDLKSVEVKKEQIDNHNTSSIILPANIKRSLSLENQTYCTDSNSNLCDDPNIQENKNTENLKHVTMLNEDIYPSPSTKVPEKLLILDIMKQNFNEKVELEDEKSTTEAQEPVRVSTEELSPVVLEEKESEQKKMSEIISKIVETMGTEEFTATINPTAVVMQNGDIPWEDSVKIVEESACDPVQVEDEPTIIVQSEDTPKTSNEIVEAFPTSAIIIENETGLTESQIMEEVIEEVTQTINNEQEMIPPIPEAISEIPQIAMNIPEEPIAGPSSAESPPLLEPICCQPSTSKVADHLVQETEEDVAIKESMLSALGLRSLKAAEEARLREKEKPASSSKADAYTGTLKTVIKLNRDTKKKGKNQPLKMTLQKNKSRNGDGASGSQDDYKIMKEGSSSWKNSGQSSDSAGANRKIHYSNRSNPDGSSEHTTDGEAPNQEGPVKALVIPEKASSFSIHPERLCKDECSFCYGKFGLFDTPCHIAQIKTLERQEKILALEKNLTKDSCLCDACYRHIDRRANTPSYTNKSVKRGPMIAPGPKKNHCHVLGCKNVSANILRRKWIIKMRQQVMQTVNIDLNNLGLHSIPICQEHYTALEHLMVCSMCKRRLAKNHIHYLGPEVEDLNNALQEEQIPLKLGDKPVVCKLCRCFATVILKNPEDRPENSTNFFLEYKKRLLHFNNIVPMDKAAAEEPIIAPTREKVEKEPNKKKRKLSKNLTEDESKPGSPVERNASKTNKEQNGSANSGSDSASEYLVDYHNLIPSIAMECEENESDKEKNNKGDQPKKILGLEPMRNSIDVTVKNPSSDLTVQRLGSNPYLSVRQLFPGEEELGLQGHIDFNNVKERTTEGWEKCNMTIQYDNATKHLWQELQKPYGNPSSFLRHLILLEKYFRNGDLELKPNASQQSVNYSECVQNRLRAYDNIPTGASRSFNIVELNSSTPMHKSSSGIITSNKEVQIQTAVPGLPVMTTPNVTVTSVRPPPVTITQLNNPLLPITITKTKPPPPPGLISLLPGTNRPIAPLTKQPQSQKIKFPITKNWRPTLIPIDPAKPTEKKSGLVQVISGGKPFHITLEDYKKMCAIKRSFEMKQKRQSDTPKRNTQIMSIGASLLKSNKGIVITKGLKIEPKQEQDTSCENILEKLDQQVENLESKFHENKALLNMPRIPKSLTVIPQTIRKPSRPPSPVLLITPKPKS; encoded by the exons GAGGAAAAGTCTGTAAATGAAATGGCAACTAGAGAAAGAAAAGTATCAGGAGGCAGAAGGCAGCAAACAGCATCCCCATCCCCAAAAGATTTTCGTTCCACACCCGACCAAATACTAAAGAATGATACTCCAATAGAACCCCAAAGAGTACCAccccaaaaaacaaaaataaatcccAAAATGCCGTTGGTCAGGAAATTGACCAAAggacaaaagaaaaaaaaccaaaagaaattatCGTTAAAAATAACGTCAAAAGCTACAAGAAAAgccaaacaaaaaataacaaaatcccTGATTAATACTGCCAAAGTACTTGAAGCTAAAAAGTTGCTCAAAAACGGAAAAGTAGCTcagaaaaaagaggaaaaggAGTTGGACGAAGTGCAGCATATCCTAGAACCGCTATTTCCGGTTGATGAAGAATTAgggaaaaaaacgaaaaagaaaCGAATAGTCAGAAATCCTGCTGCGAAAAGAATCAAAACTGAGGTTGAAGATCCAGAAATTTGTAGTGATAGTAGTGCTAATTCCGTGAAAAACTCGAGGAGAAACAAAAGTATTGCTAAAATCGAAGAAATAGATACAGTAACACAAACAATAGAAGGTGTTGTCAGCGGCTTCACTCTAAGACCAGATGAAATAAAGAAAGAACCAGATTCCATGTCCGAGAGTAGCAGAAGTGACATCATCAAACCAAAAAGATTGACAAAGAAACAAAAACTGTGCTTGTTACAGAAAGAAATAAagaaagaaaatatagaaaacgCGTTAACAAATTTAGGCCAAAGCGATCAAAAAGTCATCGACATGCTCGATTTGAACGTTCTTAAAGTTAAAAAAACATATCCAACACAAAAACGACGAcataccattgaaaaatatccCATGGGCACCGATTACCAATGTACTGATGACTTTCCTCCATTGATACCATTCTCGGATATTCCCAAAAGTAAGAGAAAGGTCAGAAGTTGTgtggagaacagagttttgaaCCCTTACAACATTAGGCCACCAGCAAGGTTACTCAGAAATGGCAAACAGAGGAGAATGAAAGAACAGCTTGAGCACAGCTTAGATGATAGGAGGAAAAAAAGAAGGCTCTGTTCTGAAGGGAGCATGGCCGAAATTCCAAAGCTCTCTGGATATGATTCCGACAGTAGTTACTCAGATTTAGTATCCCTTTCCGGTGCTGACTCGGTTGTCGATCTTAAAAGTGTCGAAGTAAAAAAAGAACAAATAGATAATCATAACACAAGTAGTATCATACTTCCAGCGAATATCAAAAGAAGCCTTTCCTTAGAAAATCAAACGTATTGTACCGACTCAAACTCTAACTTATGTGATGACCCGAATATTCAAGAGAATAAGAATACAGAGAACCTAAAACACGTAACAATGCTCAATGAGGATATTTATCCCAGTCCTAGCACTAAAGTGCCTGAAAAACTACTGATACTGGATATTATGAAACAGAATTTCAACGAGAAAGTTGAATTGGAGGATGAGAAATCGACGACAGAGGCACAGGAACCGGTTAGGGTTTCCACAGAGGAACTCTCTCCGGTAGTACTCGAGGAAAAAGAATCTGAACAAAAAAAGATGAGCGAAATAATCTCGAAAATCGTGGAGACGATGGGGACTGAAGAATTCACTGCAACCATCAACCCAACCGCTGTTGTCATGCAAAACGGAGATATTCCTTGGGAAGACAGTGTTAAAATTGTCGAAGAGTCGGCTTGTGATCCAGTCCAAGTCGAAGACGAACCAACTATTATCGTTCAAAGTGAGGATACACCAAAAACCAGCAACGAAATCGTAGAAGCATTCCCAACGTCCGCGATTATAATAGAGAACGAAACAGGACTAACTGAGAGTCAAATAATGGAAGAAGTGATAGAAGAGGTAACACAAACTATCAATAACGAACAAGAAATGATACCTCCCATTCCTGAAGCGATTTCCGAAATCCCTCAAATCGCAATGAATATTCCCGAAGAACCAATAGCTGGACCTTCATCTGCAGAATCTCCTCCGCTGTTGGAGCCGATTTGTTGTCAACCATCCACCTCCAAAGTCGCAGATCATTTGGTGCAGGAAACAGAGGAAGATGTGGCAATCAAGGAAAGCATGCTGAGTGCCCTTGGTCTGCGTAGTCTGAAAGCAGCTGAAGAAGCAAGGTTGAGAGAAAAGGAAAAACCAGCATCATCGTCGAAAGCCGACGCCTATACTGGAACTCTAAAGACTGTGATCAAGCTTAATCGTGATACCAAGAAAAAGGGTAAAAATCAACCTTTGAAGATGACGCTTCAGAAAAACAAGAGCAGAAATGGGGATGGGGCATCTGGTAGCCAGGATGATTACAAGATAATGAAAGAG GGTTCCTCTTCATGGAAAAACAGTGGACAATCATCTGACTCAGCTGGTGCGAACAGAAAAATACATTATTCTAACAGATCTAACCCGG ATGGCAGCAGTGAGCACACCACAGACGGAGAGGCTCCAAACCAAGAGGGACCAGTTAAAGCCTTAGTCATTCCAGAAAAGGCCAGTTCTTTCAGTATCCACCCGGAACGTTTGTGCAAAGATGAATGTTCCTTCTGTTATGGAAAGTTCGGTCTATTCGACACCCCTTGCCACATAGCTCAGATCAAGACTTTAGAGAGACAGGAAAAAATTCTAGCGC TCGAGAAAAATTTGACCAAAGACTCCTGCCTTTGCGACGCTTGCTATAGACATATCGACAGAAGGGCGAACACCCCTTCGTACACGAACAAATCTGTAAAGAGGGGCCCCATGATAGCGCCCGGTCCCAAGAAGAACCACTGCCACGTCCTCGGATGCAAAAATGTTTCCGCGAATATTCTGCGCAGAAAATGGATAATCAAGATGAGACAACAAGTTATGCAAACG GTCAACATCGATCTGAACAATCTTGGTCTTCATTCAATACCGATATGCCAGGAACACTACACGGCTTTAGAGCACCTGATGGTTTGTTCCATGTGCAAAAGACGACTGGCAAAGAACCATATACATTACCTCGGACCAGAAGTTGAAGATCTCAACAACGCCTTACAAGAAGAACAGATACCGCTAAAACTGGGCGATAAACCGGTTGTGTGCAAATTATGTAGGTGCTTTGCTACCGTCATTTTGAAAAATCCAGAAGATAGGCCTGAAAATTCCACGAACTTCTTCCTGGAGTACAAGAAGAG GTTATTGCATTTCAACAATATAGTACCGATGGACAAAGCGGCCGCCGAAGAGCCCATCATAGCGCCCACCAGGGAAAAGGTCGAAAAGGAACCGAACAAAAAGAAACGTAAACTATCGAAGAACCTGACGGAGGACGAATCAAAACCGGGATCCCCGGTAGAGAGAAACGCGTCCAAGACGAACAAAGAGCAGAACGGTAGCGCCAATTCTGGCTCAGACTCCGCATCGGAATACCTAGTCGACTACCACAACCTCATACCATCCATCGCGATGGAATGCGAAGAGAACGAATCGGACAAGGAGAAGAACAACAAAGGGGACCAACCAAAGAAAATTCTCGGTTTAGAACCGATGAGGAACTCCATAGACGTCACTGTTAAGAATCCAAGCAGCGACTTGACGGTTCAAAGGTTGGGCTCCAACCCGTATCTGTCGGTGAGACAGTTGTTTCCCGGCGAAGAAGAGTTGGGACTGCAGGGACACATTGACTTCAACAACGTTAAAGAAAGGACGACTGAAGGTTGGGAAAAATGCAACATGACCATACAGTACGACAACGCCACCAAACACTTGTGGCAGGAGCTTCAGAAACCTTACGGCAACCCCAGCAGTTTCCTGAGGCATCTGATTTTGCTCGAGAAGTATTTCAGGAACGGAGACTTGGAGCTTAAACCTAACGCTAGCCAACAGTCCGTCAATTACAGTGAGTGCGTTCAGAACAGATTGAGAGCTTACGATAATATACCTACTGGTGCTTCGAGATCATTCAACATTGTAGAGTTGAATTCGTCGACCCCGATGCATAAGAGTTCCAGTGGGATCATAACGAGTAACAAGGAGGTTCAGATACAAACTGCAGTGCCTGGACTTCCAGTTATGACAACTCCGAATGTGACAGTTACGAGCGTACGTCCCCCGCCAGTTACGATAACCCAACTTAACAACCCGCTGTTACCGATCACAATTACCAAGACCAAACCTCCGCCGCCGCCTGGGTTGATCTCCTTGCTACCCGGTACAAACAGGCCGATCGCTCCGTTGACCAAACAGCCGCAATCTCAAAAGATTAAGTTCCCCATAACCAAAAATTGGAGACCCACGCTGATCCCCATCGATCCCGCCAAACCGACCGAGAAAAAGTCCGGATTAGTTCAAGTCATATCTGGAGGAAAACCATTCCATATCACCCTAGAAGACTACAAGAAAATGTGCGCCATCAAGAGAAGCTTCGAGATGAAACAGAAACGCCAATCGGATACACCGAAGAGAAATACCCAGATCATGTCCATCGGGGC